In Alphaproteobacteria bacterium, the DNA window CGTTGCAATTCTCACCGCTGATCCCGGCAATCGCGGGAGAATTCAGCCCAGAGGTAAGGCTGGAGAGCAACGCACGCTGTCGGCGATTCCATACTTTACTCTCCTCGCCTTCCATGGCTTTGCGTGCCCTATTCTTCTTGCGGCCGTCCTATCTCAGCAGCTTTCTTAGGCTGGGATGGCAGGATGTAGGAACGCAAGAGCCGGCTCAATGATCGGAAGCGGGATCGTCTGATCAAACACTTCGTGGCGGGCACGGCGGTACGTACCGCGACGGCACTTATCGGCATATACCAGAACACGGCGGCCTCGTTCCACACGTGGCGGCGTGAGGAAGGGCAAGCACGGTCTGGGTGCCGCCGTTAGATCACTTCCATGTGAGACAGAACCAGTCTTACCGATGCCTTCTCAGCAGAAAATAACCTTAAGAATGTCATGGTATCCCTTTGTCTACTAACAGTGGTCGTGGATCCACTACGTTCTTGCCGAGCCCCACGGCCGTCTCGTCGAGACCGAAGGCGAGCGCCGCAAGCTGAGTTCCGTGCAGGATTGGCAGCTCGCTATCAAGGCCGAGCTGGGGCTGTCTGGCGTCGAGGTTGAGATGGCACATCGGACACATAGTGACGACGGCCTCGGCGCCAGCCGCACGAGCTTTATCAAGCACCGTGCGCGACATCTCCTGCGCGACATGCGTCTGGCTCAGGCCCAGGGCGCCGCCGCAACACGCGGTCTTGTGCGACCAATCGAGGGGTTCCGCAGCCAGCGCGCGCACCATGTCGTCCATGCGGCGTGGATATTCCGGGTGCTCGGCGCCGGTCAGCGCTGCCGGCCGGGTGATCAGGCAGCCATAGTAGCAGGCGACCTTTAGCCCATTAAGCGGGCGCCTGACGCGTGACCTGATCTCGGGCAAACCTGCGCGCTCAACAAGCGTATCGAGAAAATGCTCGACCTTGACCGTGCCGCGATAGGAGTAGCCCGCTTTGGCCCGCGCTTGGCTCGAGATATCGCCGCCGTGCCGATCGGTACGCTCAGCCGACTTCAGCCTAGCAAAGCATTTGCTGCAGGGTGAGGTCACTGTGTCGAGCCCCATCCGCTCGACACTGGCGATGCCGCGCATGGGCATACCGATAGCCATCACCGGGTCGGTCGCCGGTGCCGGGGTGGCACCACAACATTGCCAATCCGGCGGCTCGACCAGCTCGATGTCGAGCGCCGCAGCGGTGGCGCGCACGCTGCGACCATATTCGACAGAGGTCGAATCTAGCGCGCAGCCAGGAAAGAAGCCTACCGCCTTATCACTCTGCACCGACGCGGGTTTCACCCGGCGCGGCAGGCTAGGGAAGAGATGGAGCCTACCGCGCCTGATCAGCGCCCAACCCATGCGCAGATCCTTGAACAGCTTGCCCTGGGCCAGGTTCAGCAGCACACCAAAGCCGAACTCCCAGGCTCGGCCGAAAAATTTCACATGCCCCATAAAGAGGTGGTTGAAGCGCGCTATTCCGGGCACGCCGGGGGCCACACCGCGCCGCTTGGACTCGACGCAGAGTGCGGCCATGACCGCGGCCACGTCGATCTCCTGCGGGCAGCGCGTGGTGCAGGTCTGGCATGAGGCACAAAGCCAGATCGTGTGGCTCGCCAGCACACCCGTGTCGTCGAGTTGAAGGCTGCGCATAACCTGGTTGGGTGCAAGGTCTAAATGCCTGGCCAGCGGGCAGCCGCTGGTGCAGCGGCTGCACTGGTAGCAACGAAACACGTTGTCGCCAGTCGCCTGGCTGATGGCCTCGGCGAGTGAACCGGCCTCCGCGGGCGCCTCTATCATTGCCGTGCTCATAACACCGGCCGCGGCTCAAGGCCGGCTGCCTCTACGATAGGCCCGACCACGGCCTCCCACTCGATGGCCATAATATGCACGCCAGCCACGCCTTCAATCTCGCGCACCTGCTCAATTTGCTCGACGCAAATCCTGATGCCCTCGGCGCGCCAGGCTTCTTGTCGCGCCGGCTTGTCCTCCTTGGCGATATCAGCCACTGCACCTGCCATGCGCTCGATATATTCGTCGGCCACGGTCATACCGGGAACCCTGTCGCGCATGTAGCGCGCCATGCCGGCGCTCTTGAGGGGCCCGACGCCAGCCAGGATGGCAACCCTTTCGTGCAAGCCCATATCGACCACACGCTTCATGTAGTCGTGGAACAGAGGCATGTCGAAGATCAGCTGAGTCTGCACAAAATCGGCTCCAGCGGCGATCTTTTTAGCGAGGCGAAAGTGGCGCAGGTCGACTGGGTCGGCGAAGGGATTTGCGGCAGCGCCGATAAACAGGCGTGGACCACCGCCAGGAATCTCCTCGCCACACTGGAAGTGGTTTTCGTCGCGCATATCCTTGGCCATGCGCAGCAGCTGCATGGAATCGATATCGTGGACGTTCTTAGCGCCCTGGTGATTGCCGAACGACTGGTGGTCGCCGCTGAGGCAGAGCACATTGGTGATGCCATGTCCTGCAGCGCCCAGTAAATCGCTCTGCATGGCCAGGCGGTTGCGATCGCGACAAGTCATCTGGATGACTGGCTCGAGGCCCTCCTGCACCATGGCAATACCGGCGGCAATGCTGCTCAGGCGCACGATGCCGGTCTGGTTGTCGGTGATGTTCGCCGCATCCACATGACCCTTGAGCAGCTCGATCTTCTCGCGCACCTGCGCCATATCGTGGCTCTTGGGCGGCCCCAACTCAGCAGTGACAGCAAAATGCCCCTGCGCCAGAACACCCTCCAGATTGCTGCGGGTCTTCCGAGTCTCTGATATTGCGCCGTCCATCACTCGCCCTCAGCGTCCGGCATACGCAGGTCGTCACGAACGATACGCCTGAGGCCGCCGTCTCTGCTGGTCGACCAATCCTTGACCGGCTCGACCTCCATCAACCGATCCATCAGACCAAGTTTGGCCGAGCGCTCCCATATCATTTGCCAGGCGCAGGGGATGGAGGGATCAACCTCGCACTTCCCGTCCTGAGTGCCACCGCAGGGTCCGTTGAATAGCGATTTGGCGCAGCGCGTTACCGGGCAGATGCCCGCCGTCTTGTCGAGCACACAACTGCCGCAGGCCTGACAGCGCTCCTCCCAGACACCCTGCTCTGTGGGTCGGCCCATGAAGGTCGTGTTGAGTGCCGGCAGCACGCGCTTATCGGGGTATCGATCGGCCAGACTTTGGACGCCGATGCCGCAGCCGAGCGAGAGGATGGCGTCGTAGTCGTCGAGCCCTTCGGCCAACGGCTCGAGGTATTCATCCTCGCACTGGCGCTGCACCGTGGTCTCCTCGACCGCCAGCGGCTCGCCGTCAACACGGCTTGCCATGCGCAGCGACGAGGCGAGAATACCGACCTCGCGGGCGCTGCCGGCGAAGCAAACCGTGACGCAGGTGCCGCAGCCCACGGCAAGCACCTTGCGGCAGCCTTCCATCATCGATGTGATTGCCGCGAGCGGCTTCTGTTCAGCGACGATCATGTTTCACCTTCAAGCTGATCGTTCCCTATGCGCAAGGGGCTAGCGCCCAGCGCCCTGACTTCCTCGACCATCTCCGAGGCATGCTCGGCAAACTGCGCACCCATCGCCGCCGAGATGTTGACCATACGAATACGCGCCTCGTCGAGGCCGATCTCGGCGAGCTGTCGGCGCACGTAGTCCACGCGTTGCTTGGCATACAGGTTCCCCGTCTGGTAATGACACTTGCCCGACAAGCAGCCGGCGACGAGAACACCATCGACGGCGGCCTCGAAGCTGCGCAGCACCGTCAGCACGTCGACGCGGCCGGTACACGGCAACTCAACGATCTTCAGCGACGGCGGATAGGAAAGCCGCGACGAGCCCGCAAGATCGGCCGCCGCATAGGCGCAATGGCGGCAGCAGAAGGCGATGATGGAGGGTTCAAAATCGGGCTCGGAGTCGCTCATGCCGGAACTCCCTCAAGCATTTCTGGGCTGAACAATGCATCGATTTTCGACATTACCTGACCGTCGGTATAGTGGCGGAGCTCGATCGCCTGGGCCGGGCAGGCTGCGGCGCACAATCCACAGCCTTGGCACAATGCCGGCTCGATCGCTGCCGCACCTGGAATGCCGCCGACGCCGGGAAGCTCGGTATCAATGCGCGTTGCACCGTAGGCGCAGCTTCGCACACAAGTCAGACAGCCAACGCAAAGCGCGGTATCAACCGTAGCGACCTGGCCGCCGACTGTGATGGTGTCTTTCGACAGCACCCGCGCGGCGCGTGCCGCCGCCGCCCGAGCTTGGACGATGGCCTCATCGAGCAACTTTGGGTAATGCGCCAAGCCGGCCATGAAGATGCCTTCGGAAAGAAAATCGACCGGACGCAACTTGACATGTGCCTCAAGGAAATAGCCTTCCATGTCGACGGGAACCTTGAGGCGGTTGCTCAGCTCCTGCGTTGCCGGCGCTGGCACGACAGGGGTGCTGAGTACCAGCAGATCAGGCTGCAACACCATCTCCTTGCCCAGAATTTCTTCCCAGGCGCGCACTTCGACGGTGTTCCCATCGACACTAACGGTTGGCTTGCGCGCGGCCTCATAGCGCAGGAAGATGATGCCGCTCTCGCGCGCCTCCGTATAGAGCCTCTCCTTGAAGCCGTACACACGCATGTCGCGGTAGATCACAGTTATGCGGACGCTGGGGTCGAGGCGCTTGAGCACGAGCGCGTTCTTCAGCGCCGAGGTACAGCAGATACGTGCGCAATACCGCTCCGCGGGACCGACACATTGGATCATCACCACGGACTTAGGCAGGTTTTCTCCCGCGGCCAGCAACCCCTCAAACTGTTGCTGGGTGACGATGCGCGGGCTCGACCCGTAGCCGTATTCGTCGCCGCGATATTCAACGCCGCCAGTGGCGAGCACAGTGACACCATGAGCCACCTCCACAGTGCCGCCGCTGCCAGTGAGGGCCGAAGAGAAGTTGCCGAGAAAGCCGCCGGTCGACCTCAGCTCGCTGCCGAGATGCAGGGTGACCAGCGGGTGAGACCCTACCGCCTTTACAAGCTCGGCCAGAAAAGCCTGGGGATCGGCCTCGGCGTCGCAGCCAAAATGGAGTTGGCGCAGGTTACCGCCCAGGCTGTCCTCGCGCTCGACAAGATCCACCGGAAAACCCTGCTCGGCCAGCGCCAGGGTTGCGGTCATGCCCGCGGCACCACCGCCGACAACCAGGGCGGTCTTGACGATCGGCATCTCGGCGGTTTCCAGCGGCCGTAGCCGCGCTGCCCGTGCCGTCGACATGCGCACCAGGTCCTTGGCTTTCTCAGTCGCCGCCTGGCGTTGTTGGCCATGCACCCATGAGCACTGATTGCGGATGTTGGCCATTTCGAAAAGATATGGGTTGAGTCCCGCTTCACGGATGCTGCTCTGAAACAGGGGCCCATGGGTGATCGGCGTACAGGCAGCCACCACAAGCCGGTTGGCGCCAAGCTCGCGCACCTTCTCGGTGATCTGCGCGATGCTGTCCTGCGAGCAGGCATAAAGCGTGTCCTCGGCGTGGATAACGCCCGGCAGCGCCTTGGCATATTCGGCAACGTCGGGGACATCGAGATAGCCGCCGATATTGGTACCGCAATGGCAAACGAAGACGGCGGTGCGCGTCTCATCGTCTTCGACGCAGCGCTCGGGTGGATAGTAGGCTTCGCGTGCCAGGGTGCCGCGTGCGCGGGTCAACAGGGCAGCCGCGCTCGCCGCCGCACCGGATGCATCGAGGAGCGATTCGGCGATGTCCTTGGGCTCGCGGAAAGTGCCCGCAGCAAAAACACCCGGCCGAGTCGTCTGCAACGGATCGAACGGTTGCGTCCGGCAGAAGCCATGGGCGTCGAGATCAATGCCGGAGCGCTCGCCGAGGACCCTGGCGCTGTCGCCGATTTCCATCCCGACCGAAAGCACCACCATGTCAAACTCCTCTGCCACCATCTCGCCGCTCTCGACATAATTCACCAGTAACCCGCCGCTAGCTGGGTTCTCCTCCAGCGACGACAGACGGCAGCGCACATAGCCGATGCCGTGGGTCTCGCGGGCCTTGCGATAATAACCCTCGTAGCCCTTGCTGAAGGCACGCGTGTCCATCATGAAGACGACCGCCTCGGCGCTCGGTAGTTGCTCGATGAGCCGGCGCGCTTGCTTGGCGGCGTACATGCAGCAAACCGATGAACAATAATCGTGCGACTGGTCGCGCGAGCCTACACATTGCAGAAAGGCGATTTTCTTTGGCGTCCCACCGTCGGATGGGCGCTGTATATTGCCAGTGGTGGGGCCGGAGGCGCTCAACAGCCGCTCAAGCTGGAGCGACGTGATGACGTTGGCATGGCGCCCGAAGCCGAGTTCCTCGGACAACTCCGCCCTGCTGGGCCGGAAGCCCGGTGTCAGTATTACCGCGCCAACCTCGATCTGGCGTGTACTCTCAGCCATCTCGTGGTCAATGGAGCCGAGCCCGCAGGCATCGGAGCACATCAGGCATTCCGAGCAGATGCCACAGGAGAGACACCGCGATGCTTCGGCCATGGCCTGCAAAGAAGTGTAGCCGCCCTCGACCTCCACGAAGCTGCCCACGGCGTCTGCGCTCTCGATATACGGCTGGGGCTGGCGCGGTGCCAAAGCAAGCTCGCCCTTGAGCACGCGGGCATCGAGCTCGGTCTGGCTCAGCTCGGCGACAGCTGTTTTTGGCGCCGTCGCCGCCATGTCTTTGCCGCGTAAGTGGTGCTGAATCGCCGTGGCGCAGCGGTGCCCGCTGGCAACCGCCTCGATGACGAAGGCGGTACCGCTGATGCTATCGCCCGCGGCGAACACGCCAGGCCGACCGGTGGCACAGGTCTCGGGGTCGACGGCGATGGTCCAGCCCTTGGTAACGTTGACGCCGGCATCATCGGGGATAAAGCCGAGGCCGACGCGTTGGCCAACCGAGAAGATGATCACGTCAGCGACCAGAAGATGCTCGGAGCCGCGCTCGATTTGTGCCACCGGGCGGCCGTCCTCACCTGGCACGAAGGCTTCCACGCGCTGGCATTCGAGGCCAGCGACGCAGCCCGTCCCATCGTCGGTCACACGCAGGAAGTTGAGCCCGATGTGCATGGCGATACCTTCCGAGCGCGCCCAGGCAATCTGCTCATCGTCAGCCGGCATGCGGCCCGAGCTGCCGCGGACGGCCATTTGCACGTCACTGGCGCCAAGGCGCACCGCGGTGCGCGCCACATCGATGGCGACGTCGCCGCCGCCGACCACCAGTACGCGCTTGCCCGCAATATCGACGCGCGGATCGGGAGCATCAGGGTCGCCGCACTCGGCCAGGCGAGCGTCGCGCAGAAAGCGCGTATTGACCAGCACGCCGTTTAGGTCGTTGCCGGGGATCGGCAGGCGGATGCCTTCATGGGCACCGACGGCGATCAGCACCGCATCAAAGCCCTGCTCAAACAGATCATCGAGCTGCTCTACCCGTGTTCCCAGCCTAAGCTCGACACCGAGGTCGAGAATGTCCTGTACCTCGCGGTCGACGGCCGCACCCGGTAGGCGGAATTCTGGCACGCCAACACGCAGCATGCCACCGGCGACGGGAAGGGCTTCGAAGACAGTGACACCATAGCCAGCGCGGCAAAGATCCTGGGCGGCGGTCATACCGCATGGCCCGGCGCCGATGATGGCGATGCGCTCGTCGAAGCAGCGCGGGATGGGCTCTGGCGCAACCCGCGGCTTGGCGTTAACGCTGTCGGTGACGAAGCGCTTGAGACCGCGGATGTTGATCGCCTCGTCAACCTTGGTGCGGCTGCATGCTGTCTCGCAGCGGTGGTCGCAGATGCGCCCGCAGACCGCGGCAAAGGGATTGTCCTCGACGATGGTGCGATAGGCGTCGTCGATGCGGCCCTCGCGGATCAGCGAGATGTAACCTTGAGCGCGCTGGCCTGCGGGGCAGGCCTCGCGACAAGGGGCGATACCGCGCTTCTCGATGGCATATGTGTCGGGCGTCGCCTGGGGATACAAGCGGTGCGCCGCCGTGCGCTGGCTGAGGCCTTCGTCAAAACCATTGGAGACGCGCTCGGGACAGACCTCGGCGCATTCGCCGCAGCCATTACAGGTGGCAAGATCGACATAGCGCGGCTCGGTACGCAGCGTGGCACTGAAGTTGCCGGGCTCGCCGGCAAGTGCGGTGACCTGGCTGCCGGTGAGAATCTCGACATTGAGATGGCGGCCGACCTCGACCAGGCGCGGTGAGATGGTGCACATGGCACAGTCGTTGGTCGGGAAAGTCTTGTCGAGTTGTGCCATATGGCCGCCGATCGCGGACTTTTCCTCGACCAGATAGACCTTGTAGCCGGCATCGGCGAGGTCGAGCGAGGCCTGCATGCCGGCAATCCCACCGCCAACCACCATGACAGCGCCGATTACCTCACGCTCAGCGGAAGGACCGCCTACCGTCATTTACCGATCCTCCACGACACCGTGTTCCGACAGCAGTAGGTAATCCTACATCGGGGGGGTCGCTTACTTAGATGATGTCGCTTACTTAGATCAAGGGGTCGGCAGCTGCCGCCAAGCAATCGATCAAGATGAGGATCCCCGGTGTCAGCAGCCTTGCCGGCAACATCAATGCTCGGATCCAGGCCAATTCCGAGCTCGAAGGTGTCAAGCAAGAGTGAGGGGCATCGTCTCGGCGGGGCGTACCGGCGTATGCAAAGACCGTGCTCAGGGATTGAGGCAGGTCAAGGTCCGCCCGGCAGTTTTCGCGCAAGATTTGTCTCTCCGGCGTGGTGGGGCCGCGCCGTCATGGCAATGAGCAACCGCTGGAGATGATGTTTCGGGTCCGAATACACGGTCGGGGAGGCCAAGGCGTGGTGACTGCGGCTGAGCTGCTTTCGATGGCGGCCTTCTTCGAGGACAAGCATGCCCAAGCCTTTCCTAGCTTCGGCTCGGAGCGCATGGGTGCGCCGGTCGTCTCCTACTGCCGTATTGACGACAGCGAAATCCGCTTGCGCGAGCCCATCAACAGCCCCGACGCACTCATCATCCAGGATCCGACGCTGCTGCTTTCCGTCGACGTATTTCATGGCCTCGAGCGGGATGGCTTCATCCTGATCAATTCGCAGCGCTCGTTCGAGGAGTTGGGTATCGCTGAGTTCGTCGCAAAATTTCCGTTCGGCCACGTCTGCAATGTGGGCGCCACGGATCTCGCCTTAAAGCATGTCGGACGACCGCTGCCGAATGCTGCCTTGTTGGGGGGCTTTGCCGCCATCTCGGACGAGATCCGCCTGGCTTCGGTCGAAAAGGCGATCCACCAAAAGTTTTCCGGCGAGATCGGCCAGGCCAACGTCGCCGCCGCGCGCGAAGCCTTCGAAAGCCTCAAGGCAGCCTAGGGCATGTCCGGATTGCAGCAGATCGAAGGCTCGCTCGCTGTCGCCCAGGCCATCGCGCTGTGCCGACCCGAAGTAGTCTGCGCCTATCCCATTACGCCACAGACCCATATCGTCGAAGGCGTCTGCGCGCTGGTGAGAACCGGCAAGCTGAAGAACTGCGAGTTCATCAACGTCGAATCCGAGTTCGCCGCGCTATCCGTCGCCATCGGCGCCTCCGCCGCCGGCGCCCGTGCCTATACCGCAACAGCCAGCCAGGGCATCCTGCATATGGCGGAGGCGATCTACAATGCTGGGGGACTTGGCCTGCCCATCGTCATGACGGTCGGTAACCGCGCCATCGGCGCGCCGATCAATATATGGAACGACCACATGGATTCCATGGCGGTCAAGGATGCCGGCTGGATCCAGCTTTTCGCGGAAACCAACCAGGAAGCGGTCGACCTGCATATTCAGGCCTTCCGCCTGGCCGAGGAGTTGAGCTGTCCGGTCATGGTTTGCATGGACGGCTTCATCCTCACCCACGCCTATGAGCGCGTCGACATCCCGACGCAAGCGCAGGTCGATGCCTTCCTGCCGCCCTATGAGCCGGTGCAGGTGTTGGACCCGGCCGAGCCGTACTCGATCGGTGCCATGGTGGGGCCCGACGCCTATACCGAAGTGCGCTATCTCGCGCACGAGAAACAATTGCAGGCGCTGCGTCTGATTCCCGAGATCGGGCGCGTCTTTGAGGGCGTATTCGGCCGCACATCCTGTGGCCTTGTCTATTCCTATCGCACCGAAGGCGCCGATGTGGTTGCGGTGGCGCTCGGCTCTGTCAACGGCACCATCAAGGAAGTTGTCGACGCCATGCGCGCCGACGGCGCCGCGGTCGGCTCGGTCAGTGTCACCTCTTTCCGACCGTTTCCCCTCGAAGAATTGCGAGTCGCGCTCGGTGACGCGAAACATGTGGTGGTGATCGAGAAGAACCTGGCGCCGGGACTGGGCGGCATGGTCGCCTCCGATATCCGCATGGCGCTCCGCGATACACCGATCCAGATCTATACGGTCATCGCCGGGCTTGGTGGTCGGCCCATCACCATGGCAGCACTGCAGGAAGTGCTGGCGGGCGCCGGCGACGGCAAGCTCCCGGACATGCAGTTTCTCGACCTCGATCACGGAATCGTCGAGCACGAGATCATCCGTTCGCATCGGGTTAGGCGCTCCGGTCCGACCGCCGAGAACATCCTACGAAACCCGGCCGCAACGATCGCACAGGCCGAGAATTAGAGGAGGCTGATCATGGCTCAGGACAGCGCTCTGCAACGCGTGAAGTTTTACCAGACTGGCACCCATACGGTGGGCAACCGGCTGATGGACGAAGAGGCCCGCAGCGTCCAAGCCTCTATGGAGCGCTCTAACGCCATCACCTCCGGTCATCGTGCCTGCCAGGGCTGTGGCGAAGCGCTCGGCGCTCGCTATGCCCTGGATGTCGCAATGCGGGCGACCGGGGGACAGCTTGTCGCCGTCAATGCCACAGGCTGCCTCGAAGTGTTCACCACGCCGTATCCGGAAACCTCGTGGCAGATCCCCTGGCTACACTCCCTGTTCGGCAACGCGCCGGCGGTTGCCACGGGTGTCGCCGCAGCCATGCGGCGCAAGGGACGGAACATAAAAGTGGTGGCGCAAGGCGGCGACGGTGGCACCACCGATATCGGTTTCGGTTGCCTATCGGGCATGTTCGAGCGCAACGACGACGTGCTCTATATTTGCTATGACAACGAAGCCTACATGAATACCGGTGTGCAGCGCTCTTCCGCAACACCGGCCACGGCGCGCACCGCGACCACACCGACGGTGGGTGGCGCGCCGGGAAATGTCTTCGGCACCGGCAAGAACCTGCCGCTGATTGCGATGGCACACAACATCCCTTACGTGGCGACGGCCACGGTTGCCGGCCTACACGATCTAGAAGCCAAGGTGAACAAGGCTATCGATATGGCCGGTGCCCGCTATCTTCATATCCTCGTACCTTGCCCGCTAGGCTGGGGCTCGGCACCGTGCGATACGATCCACATCGCGCGGCTCGCCGTCGAGAGCGGATTTTTCCCGGTATTCGAGGCGGAGCACGGCCGCGTCACCGCCGCACATAAGATCCGCCGCCAGTTGCCGGTGTCGGACTATCTCAGGCCGCAGCGACGCTTCGCACACTTGTTCCGCAAGGGCACCGAGGATAGCGAAGGCGTGGCAACGCTGCAGCGCATGGCCGATGCCAATATCGAGCGCTTCAATCTGCTCGGTGAGAGGAAAAGCCCATGAGCAAAAGGCTGCCTTTCGCCATTACTCTCGATCCCGGCACCAGCCTCGCCAACGTGACCGGAACCTGGCGGACGGAAAGGCCTATCTACGTCGACCGCATGCCGCCCTGCAATGACGCCTGCCCGGCGGGCGAAAACATCCAAAAGTGGCTGTTTTATGCCGAAGAGGGCGCCTATGAGCAGGCCTGGCAGGTGCTAATGACGGACAATCCGCTGCCCGGCGTCATGGGCCGCGTCTGCTACCACCCTTGCGAGACGGCGTGCAATCGCGGACAGCTGGACGAGCCCATCGGCATCCACGCCATCGAGCGCTTTCTGGGACGCACGGCCTGGGAGCATGGCTGGAAGGCGAAGTTCGATGCCGAGCGCTCGGGCAAGCGCGTGCTCGTGGTCGGCGCCGGGCCGAGCGGTCTTGCCGCTGCCTATCACCTCACCCGGCTCGGCCATGCCGTCACAATCCGCGAAGCCGGCCCCATGGCCGGCGGCATGATGCGCTTCGGCATCCCAAAATATCGCTTGCCACGCGATGTCCTGGACTACGAGATCCAGCGCATCGTCGACATGGGGGTCGAGTTGCAGCTCAACCGCAAGGTCGAGGATATCGAGGCCGCTTTCCGGGACGAGGGCTTCGACGCCGTATTTGCCGCCGTCGGCGCGCATTTAGCCAAGCGCATCGAGATCCCGGCCTATGCCGCAGGCAGAATCCTCGACGCGGTCAACCTGTTGCGCAACATGGAGACGGGCGCCGAGCCACCACAGCTCGGCCGCCGCGTCATCGTCTATGGCGGCGGCAACACGGCTATGGATGTAGCGCGAACCGCCAAGCGGCTCGGCGTCGAAGACACGATGATCGTCTACCGGCGCACGCGAGAGCAGATGCCCGCCCACGACTTCGAGGCCGCCGGGGCCGAGGAGGAAGGGGTCATGATCCATTGGCTGCGCACCATCAAGCAGATTGACGAGACCCGGTTCACCGTCGAAAAGATGGAGATTGATGAACAAGGTCGCCCACAGCCAACTGGCGAATTCGAGACGCTCGAGGCCGATACGCTGATCCTGGCGCTAGGCCAGGACGTCGAGACCGCGTTCCTGGATAACGTGCCGGGGGTCAATGTCGGTGAAGGCGGCATGGTGATGGTCGACGAGCAGATGATGACCGGTCGCGAAGGCCTATTCGCGGGTGGCGACATGGTGCCGGCCGAGCGCACGGTGACCGTGGCCATCGGTCATGGCAGGAAGGCGGCCAATCACATCGACGCCTGGCTCAGGGGTAAGCGCCACAAGCGTCCGTCAAGGCCCGAGCTTGCCGGGTTTGGCGTGCTCAACACCTGGTATTACGACGATGCCCCGAAGACGGTGCAGCCGCAGCTCGATCTTGTGCGCCGCCAATCCGACTTCGCAGAGGTGCTGCAGGGGCTAACCGAGGATAACGCGCTATACGAGGCTCGGCGCTGCCTATCCTGCGGCAATTGCTTCGAGTGCGACAACTGCTATGGCGTGTGTCCGGACAACGCGGTCAACAAGCTCGGCGCCGGCAAGCGCT includes these proteins:
- a CDS encoding 2-oxoacid:acceptor oxidoreductase family protein, producing the protein MFRVRIHGRGGQGVVTAAELLSMAAFFEDKHAQAFPSFGSERMGAPVVSYCRIDDSEIRLREPINSPDALIIQDPTLLLSVDVFHGLERDGFILINSQRSFEELGIAEFVAKFPFGHVCNVGATDLALKHVGRPLPNAALLGGFAAISDEIRLASVEKAIHQKFSGEIGQANVAAAREAFESLKAA
- the porA gene encoding pyruvate ferredoxin oxidoreductase, with the protein product MSGLQQIEGSLAVAQAIALCRPEVVCAYPITPQTHIVEGVCALVRTGKLKNCEFINVESEFAALSVAIGASAAGARAYTATASQGILHMAEAIYNAGGLGLPIVMTVGNRAIGAPINIWNDHMDSMAVKDAGWIQLFAETNQEAVDLHIQAFRLAEELSCPVMVCMDGFILTHAYERVDIPTQAQVDAFLPPYEPVQVLDPAEPYSIGAMVGPDAYTEVRYLAHEKQLQALRLIPEIGRVFEGVFGRTSCGLVYSYRTEGADVVAVALGSVNGTIKEVVDAMRADGAAVGSVSVTSFRPFPLEELRVALGDAKHVVVIEKNLAPGLGGMVASDIRMALRDTPIQIYTVIAGLGGRPITMAALQEVLAGAGDGKLPDMQFLDLDHGIVEHEIIRSHRVRRSGPTAENILRNPAATIAQAEN
- a CDS encoding thiamine pyrophosphate-dependent enzyme yields the protein MAQDSALQRVKFYQTGTHTVGNRLMDEEARSVQASMERSNAITSGHRACQGCGEALGARYALDVAMRATGGQLVAVNATGCLEVFTTPYPETSWQIPWLHSLFGNAPAVATGVAAAMRRKGRNIKVVAQGGDGGTTDIGFGCLSGMFERNDDVLYICYDNEAYMNTGVQRSSATPATARTATTPTVGGAPGNVFGTGKNLPLIAMAHNIPYVATATVAGLHDLEAKVNKAIDMAGARYLHILVPCPLGWGSAPCDTIHIARLAVESGFFPVFEAEHGRVTAAHKIRRQLPVSDYLRPQRRFAHLFRKGTEDSEGVATLQRMADANIERFNLLGERKSP
- a CDS encoding FAD-dependent oxidoreductase, which produces MTVGGPSAEREVIGAVMVVGGGIAGMQASLDLADAGYKVYLVEEKSAIGGHMAQLDKTFPTNDCAMCTISPRLVEVGRHLNVEILTGSQVTALAGEPGNFSATLRTEPRYVDLATCNGCGECAEVCPERVSNGFDEGLSQRTAAHRLYPQATPDTYAIEKRGIAPCREACPAGQRAQGYISLIREGRIDDAYRTIVEDNPFAAVCGRICDHRCETACSRTKVDEAINIRGLKRFVTDSVNAKPRVAPEPIPRCFDERIAIIGAGPCGMTAAQDLCRAGYGVTVFEALPVAGGMLRVGVPEFRLPGAAVDREVQDILDLGVELRLGTRVEQLDDLFEQGFDAVLIAVGAHEGIRLPIPGNDLNGVLVNTRFLRDARLAECGDPDAPDPRVDIAGKRVLVVGGGDVAIDVARTAVRLGASDVQMAVRGSSGRMPADDEQIAWARSEGIAMHIGLNFLRVTDDGTGCVAGLECQRVEAFVPGEDGRPVAQIERGSEHLLVADVIIFSVGQRVGLGFIPDDAGVNVTKGWTIAVDPETCATGRPGVFAAGDSISGTAFVIEAVASGHRCATAIQHHLRGKDMAATAPKTAVAELSQTELDARVLKGELALAPRQPQPYIESADAVGSFVEVEGGYTSLQAMAEASRCLSCGICSECLMCSDACGLGSIDHEMAESTRQIEVGAVILTPGFRPSRAELSEELGFGRHANVITSLQLERLLSASGPTTGNIQRPSDGGTPKKIAFLQCVGSRDQSHDYCSSVCCMYAAKQARRLIEQLPSAEAVVFMMDTRAFSKGYEGYYRKARETHGIGYVRCRLSSLEENPASGGLLVNYVESGEMVAEEFDMVVLSVGMEIGDSARVLGERSGIDLDAHGFCRTQPFDPLQTTRPGVFAAGTFREPKDIAESLLDASGAAASAAALLTRARGTLAREAYYPPERCVEDDETRTAVFVCHCGTNIGGYLDVPDVAEYAKALPGVIHAEDTLYACSQDSIAQITEKVRELGANRLVVAACTPITHGPLFQSSIREAGLNPYLFEMANIRNQCSWVHGQQRQAATEKAKDLVRMSTARAARLRPLETAEMPIVKTALVVGGGAAGMTATLALAEQGFPVDLVEREDSLGGNLRQLHFGCDAEADPQAFLAELVKAVGSHPLVTLHLGSELRSTGGFLGNFSSALTGSGGTVEVAHGVTVLATGGVEYRGDEYGYGSSPRIVTQQQFEGLLAAGENLPKSVVMIQCVGPAERYCARICCTSALKNALVLKRLDPSVRITVIYRDMRVYGFKERLYTEARESGIIFLRYEAARKPTVSVDGNTVEVRAWEEILGKEMVLQPDLLVLSTPVVPAPATQELSNRLKVPVDMEGYFLEAHVKLRPVDFLSEGIFMAGLAHYPKLLDEAIVQARAAAARAARVLSKDTITVGGQVATVDTALCVGCLTCVRSCAYGATRIDTELPGVGGIPGAAAIEPALCQGCGLCAAACPAQAIELRHYTDGQVMSKIDALFSPEMLEGVPA